The sequence GCCACAGGCTTCGTGATCACCTGCATCTACGAGTTCTGCCACTGCATCCAGCACCTGAACTTCAAGCCGAAGAGCCGGCTGCTGCGGCGGATGAAGGAGTTGCATCTCGCGCATCATTTCCACCATGAGGGCGGGAATTACGGGATCACCAGCTTCGTCATCGACCGCGCCCTCGGCACCTATTACGGCGAGGTGCGGCAGCGGCCGCGCAGCCCGCATGTCTTCAACCTGGGCTATGACCGGGAGGAGGCCAGGCGCTTCCCCTGGGTGGAGAAGCTGACCGGCGCGCCGCCGCGCGACCGGCCCGCCCGCCCGGATGCCCGTCCGGACAAGGCGGCGTGAGCGCAGCCACCGTACGGGTCCCCTCCCCCATCGAGATCCTCCCCGTCACGGACCGCGCGGGGATGGAGCGTTTCATCCGGCTGCCGCATGCCCTGATGCGGCACGACCCCGCCTGGGTGCCGCCGCTGCTGCTGGAGCGGCGGGAGGCGCTGTCGCCGGCCAAGAATCCCTGGTTCCAGCATGGCGAGGCGGGTTTCTGGATCGCGCGGCGGGACGGGCGGGAGGTCGGGCGCATCAGCGCGCAGGACGACCGGCTGGTGCCGGAGCTGGAAGGCGGCCGGCCGGCGCATTTCGGGCTGCTGGCGGCGGAGGACGATGCCGAGGTGTTCTCGGCACTGCTGGACACCGCGGAGGCATGGGCGCGCGGCCGGGGGCTGCGGCGGATGCTGGGTCCGTTCAGCCTGTCCATCAACGAGGAGACGGGCCTCCTCGTCTCCGGCTTCGACACCCCGCCGATGATGATGATGCCGCATGATCCGCCCTATGCCAGCGCACGGCTGGAGGCGCTGGGCTATGCCAAGGCGCGTGACATGCTCGCCTATGTCAGTCCCGTGGCGGAGGCGTTGCCGCCGGCGGCGGCGCGGGTGGTGGAACGCGGCCTGCCCTCCGGCGTCACCCTGCGGCCGCTGCGGCGCTCTGCCCTGCGGGAGGAGGTCGAGGCGCTGATCGGCATCTTCAACGAGGCCTGGGCGGGAAACTGGGGCTTCGTGCCCTTCACCGCGGCCGAGGTGGCGCATCTGGCCACCGCGCTGAAGCCGCTGCTGAACGAGAGGCTGGTCTGGTTCGCGGAGATGCGGGGCCAGCCCGTCGCCTTCGCCGTCTGCCTGCCGAACCTGAACGAGGCCATCCGGGACCTGTCGGGGCGGCTGCTGCCCTTCGGCTGGGCGAAGCTGCTCTGGCGCCTGAAGGTCGCGGGCGTCTCGACGGCGCGCGTGCCGCTGATGGGGGTGCGGCCGCGGTTGCAGGCCGGGCTGCTGGGGCGCGTGCTGCCGCTCTTCCTGGTGGAGGCCCTGCGGCGGGAGGCACGGGCCCTTGGCATCCGGCGGATCGAGATGTCCTGGGTGCTGGAGGACAACCTGCCCATGCGCCACCTCGCCGAGGTGCTGGGAGCGCGGGCCTACAAGACCTACCGCATCTACGGGAAGCCGCTGTGACGGGGGTCACGGCGCTGGTCCTGGCCGGGCAGAGGCGCGGGACGGACCCGATGGCCGCCGCTGCCGGGGTCTCGCACAAGGCGCTGCTGCCGGTGGCGGGGGTGCCCATGCTGCTGCGCGTGGTCTCGGCGCTGCGCTCGGCGCCCGGCATCGCCCGCATCGTCGTGTCCATCGAGGAGGCGCAGCGGGTGCTGGCCGGGCTGGAGGACGTGATCCTGCGGCCCGCCGCTCCGGGCCCCGCCCTCAGCGCGGCGGCGGTGTTCGAGGAGTTCGGCGCACCGCTCCTGATCACCACGGCGGACCACGCGCTGCTGACACCGGCCATGGTGGCGCATCTGCTGCGGGAGGCGCCTGAGGAAGCATCCGCCGTCGCAGCGCTCGCGCGGCGCGACACGATCCTGGCGGAGTTCCCGGAAACACGGCGCACCTGGTTGCGCTTCCGGGACGGCGATTTCAGCGGCTGCAACCTGTTCCTGCTGGCGCGGCCCGAGGCGGTCCAGGTGCTGCGCTTCTGGCAGCGGCTGGAACAGCAGCGGAAGCGGCCGACGGCCATGGCACGGATGCTGGGGGTCGTCCCGCTGCTGCGCTATGCCCTGGGCTGGATGACGCTGCGGACCGGCCTGGACGCGCTGGGCGCACGATGCGGGACGCCGGTGGCCACGGTGGACATGCCCTTCGGCGCGGCGGCCCTGGATGTGGACAAGCCGGATGATCTGGCCCTGGTGGAGGCCCGTCTCGGCGCGGCGGAACGGCAGCCCGCTCCCCGGCCGGGCTGACGGCCTCACGGAGCCCAGGCACGCCGCAGGATCGTTTCCGCGCGGCGTATGACGGGGGGGTCCACCATCCGGCCGCCGATCTGGAAGGCGCCGCGCCCCGCGCGCCGGGCCTCCGCCTCCCCTGCCAGGACGCGGCGCGCCCAGTCGATCTCCTGCGGGCCGGGCGAGAATTCCCTGTTCAGCACCGCCACCTGCGCCGGATGGATTGCCAGGGCGCCCAGGAAACCCAGGCGCCGGGCCGCGCGCACGGTTTTCCCAAAAGCCTCCAGATCCGTGAAGGCGCCGATGCTGTCCACGAAGCCCAGCGGCACGATGCCGGCCGCCCGCGCGGCGCAAAGGACGGCGAAGTTCGGGGCCAGCAGGGTTTCGGGTTCCGCCACGCCACCGAGCGCCGCCGCGAAATCCTCCGGCCCCAGGGTCATCGCGGCGACGCGGGGATGCGCGGCGGCGATGGCATGGAGATGCGGCATCGCCGCCGGCGTCTCCACCTGCAGCAGCAGGACGATGCCGCCGGGCGGCAGGCCGCGTTCCGCTTCCAGCTCGTCCAGCGCTGCCGCCACCTCGCGCACGAAGCCGGGCTCCTCGACCTTCGGGAGAATGAGGCCGGCCAGCCCCGGCAGGACCGCCGCCTCCAGATCGCGCGCCAGGGCCCGCAGCCCGTGGTTGACGCGTACCATCGCCGCCGCGCCGCCCTGCCCCACACTGGCCAGCGCCGTGGCCAGGCCCGCCCGGGCAGCCTCCTTCTGCCCGGGCGGCACGGCATCCTCCAGGTCCAGGATCACCGCATCGGCCCCGCGCTCATGCGCGCGGGCGACGAAACGTTCCACATGCGCCGGCACGAAGAGCAGGGAGCGCCAGGAGGCCGGGTCGTGCCGGTTCTGGGTCATTGCGGTTCGATCCCGGCTTCGCGCGTCAGCGAGATCCAGCGGTCCGCCTCCCGCCGCATCGTCGAGCGGAGCGGTTCCGGCCCGCGCTCCGCCGGGGGTGGAATCTGCACGGCGAGCTCCGTGAAGCGCGTCCGGACCCAGGGGTCGTCCAGCACCTTGTCGAGGGCGGCAGTCAGGACCGTGGTCACGTCCCCGGGCGTACCGTGTGGCGCCACCACGGCGTTCCACACGGCGATGTCGAACTGGGGCAACCCGATCTCGGCGGAGGTGGGCGTGTCGGGGAGCTGGGGCAGGCGTCCCTTCACCGTCACGGCCAGTGGCCGCAGCATGTCGTTGCCGACCTGCGGGATGACGGTGAGGGCCTGGTCCACGATGGCATCGGTGACGCCGTTCATCGTGTCCTGCAAGGCGGGGCCGGCGCCGCGATAGGGCACCAGCGTCGCCTGGGAGCCGATGGCGCGGTCCAGCAGCAGCGCCCCGAGATAGGAGACCGAACCCGTCCCGGCCGTGGCGATGGTCATGCGTCCCTTGTTGCGGGCCGCCCAGTCGCGAAAGCCCGCCATGTCCTTCGCCAGATCGGGCCGCAGCGCGAGGACCATCGGATTGGTGCCGTACTGGCCGATGAGGGCGAAGCTTTCCAGGGGCTGGTAGGGAAGGTTGCGGTAGAAGGCGAGGTTCGCCGCCAGTGTCCCGGTATGGCCGAGCCCGATCGTGTAGCCGTCCGGGGCGGCGCGGGCGGTGCGCTGTGATCCGATGATGCCGCCGGCCCCGCCATAGTTCTCGACCGGCACCGGCTGGCCGAGGACGGCCGAAAGCTTCTGCGCCATGACCCGCGCCATGACGTCGGTCGGCCCTCCGGCGGCGAAGGGCACCTGCATGACCACGGGGCGGTTCGGAAAGCGGCCTTCCGCCCGGAGGATGGAAGGGGTGGACAGCATCGCCACGGCGGTGCCCATACCTGACAGAAAGCTCCTGCGCTGCATCCTGTTACGTCTCCCGTTCTGTTGCTGGACTGTTCACTGTTCTTGCGGGGAAGACCCCGTGGCGGGGGACATCACCCCGGTCGTGTCAGCCGATCCGCGCCTCCGCCCGCATCGCCAGCCCGCCCCCGGCATTGGTGGCCCAGAGCGGCACGCGCCCTTCCGCATCGGGCGGTGCGCCATTCAGGTGCAGGGGCGCGCCATCGAAGATCGGCGACACGGCGCGGAAGGTGAAATGCGTCACCCGCGCCTCCGGCCGTTGCCGCCGGAGCAGGTCGAGCAGCAGCGTGGCGATCAGCGGCCCGTGCACGATCAGGCCGGGATAGCCTTCCTCCTCCGTCACATAGGGGCGGTCGTAATGGATGCGGTGGCCGTTGAAGGTCAGCGCGGAATAGCGGAAGAGCAGCACCGGGTCCGGCACCAGGCTGCGCTGCCACGGCCCGGGCGGCGGCGCCTCCGGCGCGGGTTTGACGGCGTTGGCACGGGCATCGCGATAGACGATGTCATGCTCCTCCTCCAGCAGTGCCGGGCCGCCGGCGGTGTCCTCGCGGATCTCGTGCCGCACGGTGACGAAGACCAGCGGGCCGAGCGAGCCCTCCCGCGCCGAGACGGCGGCGATGGTGGAACGGCGCCGGACCGCCATGCCGACCCGTAGCGGCGCATGGAAGACGAGGCGGCTGCCCGCCCACATCCGGCGCGGCAGCGCATGCACCGGCGGAAGGAAACCGCCCCGCGCGGCATGCCCATCCGGTCCCAGCGCCGAATGCGGCTCGCCGGGCAGGAACATGCACCAGTGCGAGAGCGGAGTTGCCGCCTCGCCGGGACGCAGAGGCGGGTCCTCGCGATCCAGCGTGGCGTTCAGCCGGTCCAGGGGGCCGGCGGCGACGAGGTCCAGCCGGTCCTCGGTGCGGCCGATCCAGTCGGCGTAGCGGCCCGTTTCCGCGGTCATGTCCATGCGCTCCTCCCGTCTCAATAGGAGCGCGGCATGCCGAGGACATGCTCGCCGAGATAGGACAGGATCAGGTTGGTGCTGATCGGCGCCACCTGATACAGCCGTGTCTCACGGAACTTGCGCTCGATGTCGTATTCCTCGGCGAAGCCGAAGCCACCATGCGTCTGCACGCAGGCTTCGGCGGCGGCCCAGCTCGCCTCGGCGGCCAGCATCTTGCCCATATTGGCTTCCTCGCCCGGCCGCTCGCCACGCTCGAAGCGTTCCAGCCCGCGCTGCACGATCGCCTCGGCGGCGCGCATCTGGGCGTAGGCGCGGGCGATGGGGAATTGCACGCCCTGGTTCGCGCCGATCGGGCGTCCGAACAGCACGCGCTCCTTCGCGTAGTTAACGGCTTTCTCGATGAACCACTTCGCGTCGCCGATGCATTCCGAAGCGATCAGCAGGCGCTCCGCGTTCATCCCGTCAAGGACGTAGCGGAAGCCCTGGCCCTCCTCGCCCACGAGGTTCTCCGCCGGCACCTCCATGTTGTCGAAGAAGACCTCGCAACTGTTGTGGTTCATCATGGTGCGGATCGGCCGGATGGTGAGCCCGTTGTCGAGCGCCTGCCGCATGTCCACGATAAAGGTGGAAAGCCCCTCGGTCTTCTTCGCCACCTGGTCGCGCGACGTGGTCCGGGCCAGCAGCAGCATGAGATCGGAATGCTCGGCGCGCGAGGTCCAGATCTTCTGGCCGTTGACGATGTAGCGGTCGCCCTCCCGCCGCGCGGTGGTGCGCAGCGCGGTGGTGTCCGTCCCGCTCGTCGGTTCGGTCACGCCGAAGGCCTGCAGGCGCAGCGCCCCGCTCGCGATCCCCGGCAGGTACCCGGCCTTCTGCGCCGCGCTGCCGTGGCGCAGGATCGTGCCCATGATGTACATCTGGGCGTGGCAGGCGGCGCCGTTGCAGCCCTGCCGCTGCACCTCCTCCAGGATCGCGGCGGCGGCGGAAAGGCCGAGCCCGGCGCCGCCATATTCCTCCGGGATCAGCGCGCCGAGATAGCCCGCCTCCGTCAGTGCCTGCACGAACTCCGTCGGATAGCCGCGCACCTCGTCCAGCTTGCGCCAGTACTCGCCGGGAAAGCCAGCGCAGAGCTTGGCGACCTCGGCCCGCAGATCGGCCCAGGATTCGGTGCCGGGCGCGGGGTCCATGGGGTTGGCGATGGTCATTCGGCGCTCCTCCGTTCCAGCTCCCGGGCCGGTCGCGCATCCTGGGGAACCGTGAACTCGGCACGGATCGCCGCGCTGTGTTCGCCGATCGCGGGCACGGGGCCCAGCACCGGCGGATGGCCGTCGCGCAGCGCGGGCGGCGCCACCACCGAGGCCATCCCGCCCGGCACCGCCACGGGCAGGCGCCGGAGCGCCGGGTGTCGTGTCAGGTCGGCGAGTTCGTTGACGAAACCATAGGCCGTGCCCGCCCGGTCCAGCCGCGCCGCGATTTCCGCCCGCGTGGCGGCCGCGAAGCTCCGGGCGACCCGGGCATCGACCGCCGGGCGGTTGGCGACGCGGGCATTGTTGCTGTCGAAGCCGGGCTGCTCCGCAAGGGCCGCTTCGTCCAGGACGGCGTCGCAGAAGCGCGCCCATTCGCGTTCGTTCTGGATGGAGATCAGCACCATCGCCCCATCCGCCGTGGCGAAGGCGCCATAGGGGCAGATCGAGGGATGCGCGAGGCCGACGCGCTGCGGCGCCCGGCCCGTGCCTTCGAAATACAGCAGCGGCACGTTCATCCAGTCTGCCATGCCGTCGAAGAGGCTGACCTCAATGCGCCGCCCCTGCCCCGTGATGCCGCGCGCGATCAGCGCCTCCAGCACCGCCGCATGGGCCGACATGCCGCAGGCCACGTCGCAGACCGAGACGCCGACGCGGCCCGGCCCCGCCGGATGGCCGGTGATCGCGGCCAGCCCGCTTTCCGCCTGGACCAGCAGGTCATAGGCCTTCATCCCGGCATAGGCATGGCCCTGGCCATAGCCGGTGACATCCACGGTGATCAGGCGCGGATGCCGGCGGCGCAGCGCCTCGGAGCCGAAGCCCGCCCGCTCCGCCGCACCCGGGGCGAGATTCTGGATGAAGACATCGGCCTGCGCGATGATCCGGTGCAGCAGCGCCGCGTCCTCGGGCGCCTTGATATCGGCCACGAGGCTCTGCTTGCCGCGGTTCAGCCAGACGAAATAGCTGGAAAGCCCGTGCACGGCGTCGTCATAGCCACGGGCGAAATCGCCTTCCGGCCTTTCGATCTTGATCACCCGCGCGCCGGCATCGGCGAGGCGCGAGCTGCAATAGGGCGCGGCCACGGCCTGTTCCAGCGCCACCACCAGCAGGCCCCGCAACGGTTTCTCCGCATCGGCGGGTGGAGGTGTCGCGGCATCTGCGTCCATTCCGGCTTCCCTGCTCATGGCCCGCGGCCGTTTGCCCGGCGCGGCCCGTTTGCGTGCGGCGGCGAACAGCCAAGGGAATCACGGTGCCAGGCCATGGGTCCCCCTGATCGGACCCGGTGGCAAGACTTCCTCCCTTTGGCCGCTTCCGCGGTTCTGCGAAGGAGGATGGCGCGGAAGAGAATGGCGGTCCAATATATTGATCTTCATGGACCGCCATGGTTTCAGATATGGATCTTCGCCATCTCCGCTATTTCGTCGCCGTGGCCGAGGAGTTGAACTTCACCCGGGCCGCAGCGCGCCTCGGCCTTAACCAGGCACCGCTCAGCCAGCAGATCCAGCAGTTGGAGCGGGAGGCCGGGATGCCGCTCTTCGACCGGCTGCCGCGCGGCGTGGCGCTGACGGCGGCCGGGCGCAGCCTGTTGCGGGACGCGCGGGACATCTTGTCCCGCAGCGAGGAAGCCCTGCTGGCCGCACGGCGGGCCGCACGGGGGCAGACCGGCCGGCTGCGGATCGGCTTCACCTCCTCGGCCGCCTTCAACCCGCTGGTGACGCGCGCCATCCGTGACTATCGCGAGGCCTTTCCGGAGGTGCGGGTGGAACTGGCCGAGGAGAACACGACCCAGATCCTCAAGAGCCTGCGCGCGCAGCACCTGGATGTGGCCTTCATCCGCCCGGCGGCCGGCGAGGCCGCACCGCTGGCGAGCCTGCCGGTCCAGCAGGAGGAGATGCTGTTGGCCATGCCGGCCGGCCACCCCCTGGCGCGGTTCGAGGCGGTCGCGCTGACGGCGCTGCGCGAGGAAGCCTTCATTCTTTATCCGCGCCGCAATGGGCGGGCGCTCTACGATGCCATCCTGAGCGCCTGCGAAGCCGCCGGCTTCACCCCGCAGATCGAGCAGGAGGCGCCGCAGATGGCCTCCACCGTCACGCTGATCGCCTCCGGCATCGGGCTCTCGATCGTTCCAGCCTCCATGGGGCAGCTCCTTGCGCATGGCGTCGCCTATCGCACGCTGCTGCCGCCAGCGCCGCGCGCGCCACTGCATCTCGTCTATCAGGAGGAAAGTGCCCGCGAGGTGACAGGCGCCTTCACGGCACTGGTCCGGTCCATGGCATAGGTGAAGCCTTCATCGCCATCGGTACGGCGAAGGCTTCCATGCCTCAGGGGATATGCCGCAGCCAAGCATCGGAGGAGAACTTCCCTGCAGCGAGCTTCTCGGCCGCCGCATATTCCTCCGGCGTGATCTGCCCGGCTGAGCCGCCGTGCAGCGACACGAAGGTCTCCCGCATCCGCCGGATCACCGCCTCGCGCGGCAGGCCGGTCTGGCTGCGCAGCGGATCGACGCGCTTGACCGCACTCACCGTGCCCTTGTCGCTCAGCTTCTCGCGCCCGATGCGCAGCACCTTCACCATCTTCTCCGCGTCCATGTCATAGGCCATGGTCACGTGGTGCAGGACCGTGCCGGCCGAGAAGCGCTTCTGCGCCGCTCCGCCGATTTTCCCCTTGGAACTGGAGATGTCGTTGAGCGGCTTGTAGAAGGCATCGATGCCGAGGGAGATCAGCGCCTGCAGCACCCAGGCATCGAGGAAAGCGTAGGAGTCGGCGAAGTTCATGTCGCGCACCAGTTCGCCTGGTGCGTAGAGCGAGTAGGTGACGCTGTTGCCTGGCTCCGCCAGCATGGCGCCGCCGCCGGTGACGCGGCGGACGACCTCCACGCCCAGTTCAGTGGCCGCCTCGAGATCCACCTCGTTGCGCAGCGACTGGAAGGCGCCGATGATGATGGCGGGCCGCTCCCATTCCCAGAAACGCAGCGTCGGGCCACGATGGCCGGCGGCAACCTCCTGGGCCAGGACCTCGTCCAGCGCCAGATGCATCGCGGGTGAAACGGGGGGCGCCTCGATGATCTGCCAGTCGTAATCCCGCCAGCCGCCGCGCGACCCGAGGGCGCGGCGCACCGCGATGGCCACGGCCTCGGCACTGAAGCCGATGAGCGCCGCATCCGGTCTCAGGGCTGCGCGGATCGCCGCCGCGATCTGCTCGAACCCTGCTTCAGCCGGCAAGCCCTCCACCGCGCCGCGAATGTCGTCCAGCGCATCGGCTGGTTCGAGGAAGAAGTCGCCGGCGATCTGGACATCGGCGATGCGGCCGTCCCGGACGTCGAGATCGACGACGACGAGCTTGCCGCCCTGTACCTTGTATTCACCGTGCATGTCTCGCGAGACCCGTCCGTCCACCGGGTGCCAGCATGGACCACACGGGCGCACGCGGCCAAGGGGCCAGCGGACCGAACGGGCTTGTCCGGCCCGACGCGAAGCCTTCAAGAAATCTTCACCCCCGGCGAAAGGCCGGATTCTATACCCGTTGCATCATGGGCTACCGGCGATCGGATTCAGGACGATCTGGCCGGGTGCCACTGCTGCCCCGTGTTCCATCTCGGCCAACGCGCCAGCCGGGGCCCTTGAACGAGGATCCACGGATTGCCTGTTTCGACGCTCGTGCCGCGGCTCGCGCGGCTTGCCGCCACCCTGCGAAAGGTTGGTCCCAGTGCATCGGTCTCCTCTGCGCCCGTCTCGTTCCGCCCTCCAGACCCGGCATCCAGCCCGCCTGAGCCGGGCCGTGGGATCGCCAATGCGGGCCTGTTCCTGAAACAGTGGGCGAGCAACCCGCTGCGCATGGGCAGCGTGGTGCCGTCTTCCCCGGCCCTGTGCCAGCGGATCGCCCGGCTGACCCGTGCCGGCGAGGGGGAGATCGTGGTGGAACTCGGCGCCGGAACGGGCGTGGTGTCCCGGGCCCTGCTGGCCCAGGGGCTGGCACCGGAACGACTCACCGTGGTCGAGATCGAGAGCGAAATGGCCCAGCACCTGCGCCGCAAGCTGCCCGGCGCCTGCGTGGTCACGGGCGATGCCTTTGATCTCCCGCGTCTGATCCCGGCCAGCCAGCATGGCCGCGTCGGCACGGTGATCTGCGGCATTCCCCTGGTGCTGCTGCCGCTGGAGCGGCAGCAGCGCTTCGTTCGGGCGGTGGAGGCCGTCGCGCCGGGGCGCGGCTTTCTGCTCTACACCTACTGCATCACCTCGCCCCTGCCCTATCGGCGGCTCGACCTGACGGCCCGGCGGGAGGCATGGACGCCACTGAACCTGCCCCCGGCCAGCGTCTGGCACTACCGGCCGGCCTGAACGGGCATTGCCATCAAAGCTTCGCGAAACCGCAACCGGGGCGTCATCCCCCGGGTGCATCAGGCCGCCCGCATCTGCGGAGATTCGGTTTGCCTGGGGTTCTGATCAGCGGAGTCACGAAGTCCTTCGGCGGGGCCCCGATCCTGTCCGGCGTCTCGCTGGAGATGGCGGAAGGGGAGTTCATCGCCCTGGTGGGGCCGTCCGGCTGCGGCAAGTCCACGCTGATGCGCATCGCCGCGGGGATCGAACAGCCGGATCAGGGGCGTATCGAGATCGCCAACCGCGATGTGACCCGCCGGCGCGCCGCCGACCGCGACGTTGCCATGGTGTTCCAGTCCTATGCGCTCTATCCCCATCTGACCGCCGCGCAGAACATCGCGGTGCCACTGTCCATGCGGCGGATGAACGGCTGGCAGCGCCTGCCCTTCCTGGGGCGTTTCCTGCCAGGAACATCCGAAATCCGGCAGGGTATCCAGGCCGATGTGCAGAAGGCAGGGCGCGCCCTTGGCCTCGCCGGGCTACTTGACCGCAAGCCCGGCCAGCTTTCCGGTGGGCAAAGGCAGCGTGTGGCCCTGGCACGCGCCATGGTGCGGCAACCGAAGCTGTTTCTGATGGATGAGCCGCTGTCCAACCTCGACGCATCGCTGCGGGTCCAGACACGGCGCGAGATCGTGGAGATCCACCGCCGCAGCGGCGCGGCCACGCTCTATGTGACGCATGACCAGTCCGAGGCCCTCACCATGGCCGATCGCGTCGCGGTCATGCTCGGCGGCCGCATCCTGCAGATGGCCACGCCCGAGGCGATCTACAACGATCCCGCCGATCTGCGCGTCGCCACCTTCATCGGCTCGCCCCGCATCAACACCCTGCCGGCCGAGGCGGAGGCGGATGGGATCGTCCGGGTCGCCGGCTTCGCCATCGGGCTGCGCGCCACGCCGGGGCCGCTGACGCTGGCCGTGCGGCCGGAGGACCTGCACCTCACCTCCAATGGCCTGCCGGCCCATGTCGAGGCGATGGAGTTCCTGGGCGAGAGCCTTCTGCTGCATCTGCGTCATCCGGGCAGCGGCTCCTCCTTGACTCTCCGCCGCCTGCCGCCGGAAGGCCGCGCCAGCATTCCCGGTGACGGGCAGGTCTTCCTGGGCTTCGACGCGGGCAAGGCGCTGCTTTTCGACGCCGCCGGTCGGCGCTGCCCTTCCGTGGCGCTGGGGGCGGAACTGGCCCATGTCTGAGGCTGTGCTCACGGCGCCTGTGGCGCAGACGAAAGGGCATGGCGAAGCCCTCGCCGCCTGGTTGCTGAGCCTGCCGGCGGTGATCGCCTATGTGCTGATGATCCTGCTGCCGACCCTGGCGGCCGTGGCCATGGCCTTCACCGACTACGAACTCGGCGTCGAGGGCTTCCACTGGGTCGGGCTCGACAACTTCTCCGAGCTTCTCGCGGATCGCGGCTTCGCCCAGTCGGTCCGCAACACGCTGGTCTATGTCGGGCTGACCACACCGGTCTCCGTGCTGGGAGGGCTGGGGCTGGCCGTGCTGATCGAGTCCGGTCTGCGCGGGCGCGCCTTCTTCCGCGCCGTCTTCTTCCTGCCCGTCGTGTCGCTCGCCGTCGCCATGGCCGCCGCCTGGCAGTACCTGCTGCACCCCACCATCGGCCCACTGAACGCCATGCTGCGTACCATCGGCCTGCCGGGGCCGGCCTGGCTGTCCTCCTCGGACACGGTGCTGCTCTCCCTCGCCGCGATCGGAAGCTGGGAGAATCTGGGTTTCAACATGGTGCTCTTCATGGCGGGCCTGACGGCCATCCCGCGCGAGCTCTATGCCGCCGCCGAGGTGGATGGCGTGCGCTCGGGCTGGGAACGGTTCCGCCTCGTCACCTGGCCGCTGCTTGGTCCCACCACGCTCTTCGTGCTGACCATCACCATGATCCGGGCCCTGACGCGGTCCTTCGACCTCGTGGCCGTGCTGACGCAGGGTGGGCCGAACAAGGCCTCCGCCGTGCTGCTCTACACGCTCTACGAGGAAGGGTTCACCTATTTCCGCCTTGGCTATGCGGCGGCGATCACGCTGGTCTTCCTGGCCATCGTGCTGACGCTGATGTGGCTGCAGACGCACTTCCTGGACAAGCAGGTGCACTATGGCTGAACCGCGCGACACGCCCTTCCTGCGCGACCTGCCGCGCCTCGCCCTGCTGACCCTGCTCGGGCTGCTGGTGCTGATGCCCTATATCTGGATGCTCGCCGCCAGCCTGAAGCCGCTGGACGAGATCTTCCGGGACTCCCTCTCGCTGCTGCCCGAGCGGCTGAACGCGGTGGAGAACTACGGCAAGGTCTTCGAGCGCATCCCCGTCTTCCGTTATCTGTTGAATGGCGTGGTGGTCTGCGGCGCCATCCTGTTCTTCCAGCTCCTCTTCGCCGTTCCGGCAGGCTATGCCCTGGCCAAGCTGCGCTTTCCAGGGCGGGAGGTGCTGTTCGGTGCGGTGATGCTCGGCCTGCTGGTGCCGGTGCAGGCCACCGCCCTGCCGATCTATGTGACGCTCGCCTCGCTGGGCTGGCTGAACACCTATGCCGCGCTGATCGCCCCCTTCACCATCTCGGTCTTCGCGGTCTTCCTGTTCCGGCAGTTCTTCCGCTCCCTGCCGGATGACCTGCTGCATGCCGCCCGGCTCGATGGGATGGGCGAGATGGCCATCGTCTGGCGCATCGTCCTGCCCAATGCCTGGCCGGCCGCGACCGCCTTCGCGATCTTCTCGGTGGTGGCGCACTGGAACGACCTGTTCTGGCCCCTGCTCGTGGTCAGCGGGCCGGACCGCGCCACGCCGGCCCTGGGCGTGCTGTTCTTCCGCTCGGTGGATGCCGGCGATGACTACGGCGCGCTGATGGCCACCGCCGTGGTGATGACAGCCCCCCTGGTGATCGCCTTCCTCCTGGCCCAGCGCCGTTTCGTGGAAGGCATCGCCTCCACGGGGCTCAAGGGCTGACCCCGACAAGAACCGTATCCGGAGATACAGTCATGACCCTCGCCCTCGGGCGCCGCAAGGCGCTGGCCCTGCCGCTCGCCACCCTGGCCGCCCCTCTCGCGGCACCGCGCCTCGCCCGCGCCGCGGAGACGGAGATCACCGTCCACTACGCGCAGCCCTTCATCTACAAGGACAGCTACGACGCGATCATGG is a genomic window of Roseomonas gilardii subsp. gilardii containing:
- a CDS encoding GNAT family N-acetyltransferase, producing the protein MSAATVRVPSPIEILPVTDRAGMERFIRLPHALMRHDPAWVPPLLLERREALSPAKNPWFQHGEAGFWIARRDGREVGRISAQDDRLVPELEGGRPAHFGLLAAEDDAEVFSALLDTAEAWARGRGLRRMLGPFSLSINEETGLLVSGFDTPPMMMMPHDPPYASARLEALGYAKARDMLAYVSPVAEALPPAAARVVERGLPSGVTLRPLRRSALREEVEALIGIFNEAWAGNWGFVPFTAAEVAHLATALKPLLNERLVWFAEMRGQPVAFAVCLPNLNEAIRDLSGRLLPFGWAKLLWRLKVAGVSTARVPLMGVRPRLQAGLLGRVLPLFLVEALRREARALGIRRIEMSWVLEDNLPMRHLAEVLGARAYKTYRIYGKPL
- a CDS encoding nucleotidyltransferase family protein, which translates into the protein MTGVTALVLAGQRRGTDPMAAAAGVSHKALLPVAGVPMLLRVVSALRSAPGIARIVVSIEEAQRVLAGLEDVILRPAAPGPALSAAAVFEEFGAPLLITTADHALLTPAMVAHLLREAPEEASAVAALARRDTILAEFPETRRTWLRFRDGDFSGCNLFLLARPEAVQVLRFWQRLEQQRKRPTAMARMLGVVPLLRYALGWMTLRTGLDALGARCGTPVATVDMPFGAAALDVDKPDDLALVEARLGAAERQPAPRPG
- a CDS encoding HpcH/HpaI aldolase/citrate lyase family protein, encoding MTQNRHDPASWRSLLFVPAHVERFVARAHERGADAVILDLEDAVPPGQKEAARAGLATALASVGQGGAAAMVRVNHGLRALARDLEAAVLPGLAGLILPKVEEPGFVREVAAALDELEAERGLPPGGIVLLLQVETPAAMPHLHAIAAAHPRVAAMTLGPEDFAAALGGVAEPETLLAPNFAVLCAARAAGIVPLGFVDSIGAFTDLEAFGKTVRAARRLGFLGALAIHPAQVAVLNREFSPGPQEIDWARRVLAGEAEARRAGRGAFQIGGRMVDPPVIRRAETILRRAWAP
- a CDS encoding tripartite tricarboxylate transporter substrate-binding protein — translated: MGTAVAMLSTPSILRAEGRFPNRPVVMQVPFAAGGPTDVMARVMAQKLSAVLGQPVPVENYGGAGGIIGSQRTARAAPDGYTIGLGHTGTLAANLAFYRNLPYQPLESFALIGQYGTNPMVLALRPDLAKDMAGFRDWAARNKGRMTIATAGTGSVSYLGALLLDRAIGSQATLVPYRGAGPALQDTMNGVTDAIVDQALTVIPQVGNDMLRPLAVTVKGRLPQLPDTPTSAEIGLPQFDIAVWNAVVAPHGTPGDVTTVLTAALDKVLDDPWVRTRFTELAVQIPPPAERGPEPLRSTMRREADRWISLTREAGIEPQ
- a CDS encoding FAS1-like dehydratase domain-containing protein; the encoded protein is MDMTAETGRYADWIGRTEDRLDLVAAGPLDRLNATLDREDPPLRPGEAATPLSHWCMFLPGEPHSALGPDGHAARGGFLPPVHALPRRMWAGSRLVFHAPLRVGMAVRRRSTIAAVSAREGSLGPLVFVTVRHEIREDTAGGPALLEEEHDIVYRDARANAVKPAPEAPPPGPWQRSLVPDPVLLFRYSALTFNGHRIHYDRPYVTEEEGYPGLIVHGPLIATLLLDLLRRQRPEARVTHFTFRAVSPIFDGAPLHLNGAPPDAEGRVPLWATNAGGGLAMRAEARIG
- a CDS encoding acyl-CoA dehydrogenase family protein: MTIANPMDPAPGTESWADLRAEVAKLCAGFPGEYWRKLDEVRGYPTEFVQALTEAGYLGALIPEEYGGAGLGLSAAAAILEEVQRQGCNGAACHAQMYIMGTILRHGSAAQKAGYLPGIASGALRLQAFGVTEPTSGTDTTALRTTARREGDRYIVNGQKIWTSRAEHSDLMLLLARTTSRDQVAKKTEGLSTFIVDMRQALDNGLTIRPIRTMMNHNSCEVFFDNMEVPAENLVGEEGQGFRYVLDGMNAERLLIASECIGDAKWFIEKAVNYAKERVLFGRPIGANQGVQFPIARAYAQMRAAEAIVQRGLERFERGERPGEEANMGKMLAAEASWAAAEACVQTHGGFGFAEEYDIERKFRETRLYQVAPISTNLILSYLGEHVLGMPRSY